In Pseudomonadales bacterium, a single window of DNA contains:
- a CDS encoding phosphoribosylanthranilate isomerase: MRIRVKICGITREQDALLAAEAGADAIGFVHWTRSPRAVDVQRARSIQAQLPPFVSTVALFVDPSADAVWQVIEATRPDLLQFHGNEEPSFCGAFGVPYIKALKVTDRAPDATALGYHAQARGLLLDSHDPVAVGGTGRAFDWSLAPHATMRPIVLAGGLNAANVGRAIAIVRPWAVDVSSGVESAPGIKDEARLRAFMQAVTSASAD; this comes from the coding sequence GTGCGAATCCGGGTCAAGATCTGCGGTATAACCCGTGAGCAGGATGCCTTGCTCGCCGCCGAGGCGGGTGCCGATGCGATCGGCTTCGTGCACTGGACCCGCAGTCCGCGAGCGGTCGACGTGCAACGCGCGCGCAGCATCCAGGCGCAATTGCCGCCGTTCGTGAGCACTGTTGCGCTGTTCGTCGATCCGAGTGCCGATGCGGTATGGCAAGTGATCGAAGCCACACGACCCGACCTGCTGCAGTTCCATGGCAACGAGGAGCCTTCGTTCTGCGGTGCATTCGGGGTTCCGTACATCAAGGCACTGAAGGTCACCGATCGTGCGCCCGACGCAACGGCACTGGGCTATCATGCGCAGGCGCGCGGGTTGCTGCTCGACAGCCACGACCCGGTGGCTGTCGGCGGAACGGGACGGGCGTTCGACTGGTCGCTGGCCCCGCACGCAACGATGCGCCCGATCGTACTGGCCGGAGGGCTGAACGCTGCCAACGTCGGGCGTGCGATTGCGATCGTGCGGCCGTGGGCGGTGGATGTGAGCAGTGGCGTCGAGTCGGCGCCGGGAATCAAGGACGAGGCGCGGTTGCGCGCCTTCATGCAGGCGGTGACATCCGCCAGTGCAGACTGA
- the leuD gene encoding 3-isopropylmalate dehydratase small subunit — translation MRAFTVHTGIVAPLDRANVDTDLIIPKQFLKSIRRSGFGPNLFDGLRYLDEGVPDGDCSQRPLNPDFVLNRPRYSAASVLLTRQNFGCGSSREHAPWALADYGFRVVIAPSFADIFFNNCFQNGLLPIVLKYEVIDRLFCEVAEQEGYAVTVDLPQQEVRTPGGERLGFEIGAFRKYCLLNGLDDIGLTLQETDAIRAFERRHREQAPWLCDARV, via the coding sequence ATGCGTGCATTTACCGTCCACACCGGGATCGTCGCGCCGCTCGATCGCGCCAACGTCGATACCGACCTGATCATTCCGAAGCAGTTCCTGAAGTCGATCCGTCGCAGCGGCTTCGGCCCGAACCTGTTCGACGGGCTGCGCTACCTCGACGAAGGGGTGCCCGATGGCGACTGCAGCCAGCGACCGTTGAATCCGGACTTTGTGTTGAACCGGCCACGCTACAGCGCAGCGAGTGTATTGCTGACACGGCAGAACTTCGGTTGCGGTTCGAGTCGCGAACACGCGCCCTGGGCGCTCGCCGATTACGGGTTCCGGGTAGTCATCGCGCCGAGTTTCGCGGATATTTTCTTCAATAATTGCTTTCAGAATGGTTTGTTACCCATTGTTTTAAAATATGAAGTAATAGACAGGCTTTTCTGTGAGGTGGCAGAGCAGGAAGGGTATGCGGTAACCGTCGACCTGCCGCAGCAGGAGGTGCGCACACCGGGCGGAGAGCGGCTCGGCTTCGAGATCGGCGCCTTTCGCAAGTACTGCCTGCTGAACGGGCTCGACGATATCGGACTCACATTGCAGGAAACCGATGCGATCCGTGCGTTCGAGCGACGCCACCGGGAACAGGCGCCGTGGCTGTGTGATGCTCGGGTTTGA
- a CDS encoding nucleotidyltransferase family protein codes for MKASFRVGGILLAAGAGRRFGNDKRRARLHDGTTLLQRSLDRFAAVCDTTLLVLGPREDAQALGLHPPPGVTVMNAPRSAGGMGFSLADAIGCAEAQAWDACLVSLGDKPFISERTLHTVRELLARHDFVVPTHGGAHGHPVGFARRYFAMLARLEGDAGARGLIREHGGEACFVELDDAGMLADVDTPEQLDRLQRQFADG; via the coding sequence GTGAAGGCTTCATTTCGTGTCGGAGGCATTCTGCTGGCTGCGGGAGCAGGGCGACGTTTCGGCAACGACAAGCGCCGTGCACGCCTGCACGACGGGACCACGCTGCTGCAGCGTTCGCTCGACCGGTTCGCTGCCGTGTGCGACACGACGCTGCTGGTGCTCGGTCCGCGCGAGGATGCGCAGGCACTCGGTCTGCACCCGCCGCCCGGGGTTACCGTGATGAACGCCCCGCGGAGCGCCGGTGGCATGGGCTTCTCGCTGGCCGATGCGATCGGCTGCGCCGAGGCGCAGGCCTGGGATGCCTGCCTGGTCAGCCTGGGCGACAAGCCGTTCATCTCCGAGCGCACGCTGCACACGGTCCGTGAGTTGCTGGCACGTCACGATTTCGTGGTCCCCACGCACGGTGGAGCGCACGGCCATCCGGTCGGGTTTGCGCGCAGGTACTTCGCAATGCTCGCGCGGCTCGAGGGAGACGCCGGAGCGCGCGGGCTGATCCGCGAGCACGGCGGTGAGGCCTGTTTCGTCGAGCTCGACGATGCCGGGATGCTGGCCGATGTGGATACACCGGAGCAGCTCGACCGTCTGCAGCGGCAATTCGCCGACGGCTGA
- the leuC gene encoding 3-isopropylmalate dehydratase large subunit, producing the protein MAGRTLYDKLWQSHLVKQREDGTALLYIDRHLIHEVTSPQAFEGLVLAGRRPWRTGANLAVPDHNVSTDPVERKGGYAAMKDQVSRIQLQTLDDNCERFGIREIPLADRRQGIVHVVGPETGAVLPGMTVVCGDSHTSTHGAFGCLAHGIGTSEVEHVLATQCLVTRKMKNMLVRIDGQLGPGVTAKDLVLAVIGRIGTAGGTGHALEFGGEAVRALSMEGRMTICNMAIEAGARVGLVGVDETTIEYVRGRELAPQGEMFERAAAAWRELVSDPDAVFERIVELRAEEIEPQVSWGTSPEMVAPVSGQVPDPAMIDDPGKRAGVERALEYMGLAPGIRIDEIRLDRVFIGSCTNARIEDLRAAAAVVQGRRKADNIKQAMVVPGSGQVKAQAEAEGLDRVFLEAGFEWREPGCSMCLAMNADKLLPGEHCASTSNRNFEGRQGHGGRTHLVSPAMAAAAAVAGHFVDVRRMAS; encoded by the coding sequence ATGGCCGGACGCACGCTCTACGACAAATTGTGGCAAAGCCACCTCGTGAAGCAACGCGAGGACGGCACTGCGCTTCTGTATATCGATCGCCATCTGATCCACGAAGTCACTTCGCCGCAGGCCTTCGAAGGGCTGGTGCTCGCAGGGCGCCGTCCGTGGCGCACCGGAGCCAACCTGGCGGTGCCCGACCACAACGTCTCGACCGACCCGGTCGAGCGCAAGGGTGGCTACGCTGCAATGAAGGACCAGGTGTCACGCATCCAGTTGCAGACACTCGACGACAACTGCGAACGCTTCGGTATCAGGGAGATTCCGCTCGCCGACCGTCGCCAGGGAATCGTGCACGTGGTGGGACCGGAGACCGGAGCGGTACTGCCGGGAATGACCGTGGTGTGCGGCGATTCGCATACATCGACGCACGGCGCCTTCGGCTGTCTTGCGCACGGCATCGGCACCAGCGAAGTCGAACACGTACTGGCGACGCAATGCCTGGTCACGCGCAAGATGAAGAACATGTTGGTGCGCATCGACGGGCAACTCGGCCCCGGTGTCACGGCGAAGGATCTGGTACTTGCCGTGATCGGACGTATCGGTACTGCTGGCGGAACCGGTCATGCGCTCGAGTTCGGCGGCGAGGCGGTGCGCGCATTGTCGATGGAAGGGCGGATGACGATCTGCAACATGGCGATAGAGGCCGGTGCGCGGGTGGGTCTGGTCGGCGTCGACGAGACCACCATCGAATACGTGCGCGGGCGCGAACTCGCACCGCAGGGAGAGATGTTCGAGCGAGCGGCTGCCGCCTGGCGCGAACTGGTGAGCGATCCAGACGCTGTGTTCGAGCGCATCGTGGAGCTGCGCGCCGAAGAAATCGAGCCCCAGGTGTCGTGGGGCACGTCTCCCGAGATGGTCGCACCGGTGTCTGGCCAGGTCCCGGATCCGGCGATGATCGATGATCCCGGCAAGCGGGCGGGAGTCGAACGCGCGCTCGAATACATGGGGCTGGCGCCAGGCATCCGCATCGACGAGATCCGGCTCGACCGGGTGTTCATCGGCTCCTGCACCAATGCGCGCATCGAGGATCTGCGCGCTGCGGCTGCGGTGGTGCAGGGGAGGCGCAAGGCCGACAACATCAAGCAGGCGATGGTCGTGCCAGGCTCCGGGCAGGTCAAGGCGCAGGCCGAGGCCGAAGGTCTCGATCGGGTGTTTCTCGAGGCGGGATTCGAGTGGCGCGAGCCGGGGTGTTCGATGTGCCTGGCGATGAACGCAGACAAGCTGCTTCCGGGCGAACATTGCGCATCGACCTCGAACCGTAATTTCGAGGGACGTCAGGGGCATGGTGGGCGCACCCACCTGGTGAGTCCGGCAATGGCGGCAGCGGCTGCCGTCGCGGGCCATTTCGTCGACGTGCGCCGGATGGCGAGCTGA
- a CDS encoding FimV family protein: MIRKQAASAIFAAIALQASFAHGLGLGDITLRSALDQPLDARIRLRAVGDLSPAQIFVHLGSDKDFDQAGVDRVQFLSELRFEVSIDGNGDGVVHVTSDRPVREPYLDFIVEARWPTGRVLREYTVLLDLPIYTDSAAAAVTPPARDDGRVERGDDGGLAPGQGEYRVRSGDTLWRIATRSRPAGVTVQQMVNAIHRDNPRAFIGGDVNRMLAGVVLRLPQGSDVGTLSAAGATQPAAPVAKPVEAAPAQSTAPAEPAATEAPATEPADEGYLEIAGDTVAPATKQAAGGESGAPGPNSDAAAGGELSAVHESLLAAERTNEELQNRVQALEAQVADFQKLAELEKDKDKDKEKVAPPAAAESPGLFDRIFSSTAALLLLAVAVLAATVAFLFRRRRKVHEFVPVAFDEPRKVDDRPASITPAAVVPAATTLPVASAAPTAAPIVVPAVTEAAEAPDPIGEADIYLAYGRQDRAEEILRDALRGHVDLPDVRLKLMEILASRGDESEFLRHYGALDGNAKAHHAAHSILEQHGLQHWVAAVEPTLASVAVEPVLNREQPLKIDLAAELQQVADTLGGTSAERGTSERSSLLQKTEQVIARAAAELDAAPATLDTTVSGEHDFGEFDLSLDFDEATHEGGTASGELPEFDLPLGDLELGGTDSAPPAATVAPRIDEDLGLLAGSDEVTTKLDLARAYMDMGDLEGARDILDEVESEGTASQREEATALLARIRSNS; encoded by the coding sequence ATGATAAGGAAGCAGGCAGCATCCGCCATTTTCGCGGCCATCGCGTTGCAGGCGTCGTTTGCGCACGGGCTGGGGCTCGGCGACATCACGTTGCGCTCCGCGCTCGATCAGCCACTCGATGCCCGTATCCGCTTGCGCGCCGTCGGGGATCTGAGTCCGGCGCAGATCTTCGTGCACCTCGGCTCCGACAAGGATTTCGACCAGGCCGGTGTCGACCGCGTGCAGTTCCTCTCCGAGCTGCGCTTCGAGGTCAGCATCGACGGCAACGGCGACGGGGTGGTGCATGTGACCAGCGATCGCCCCGTGCGCGAACCCTATCTCGACTTCATCGTGGAGGCACGCTGGCCGACCGGTCGCGTACTGCGCGAATACACGGTGCTGCTGGATCTGCCGATATACACGGATTCGGCCGCTGCTGCGGTGACACCACCGGCGCGTGACGACGGCAGGGTCGAGCGCGGTGACGATGGCGGACTGGCGCCCGGGCAAGGCGAGTATCGCGTACGCTCCGGTGACACGCTGTGGCGGATCGCCACGCGTTCGCGCCCGGCCGGAGTGACGGTGCAGCAGATGGTGAATGCGATTCATCGCGACAACCCCCGGGCATTCATCGGCGGGGACGTGAACCGCATGCTGGCCGGAGTGGTGCTGCGCCTGCCGCAAGGCAGCGATGTGGGTACCCTGTCGGCAGCGGGCGCAACGCAGCCTGCCGCACCCGTGGCGAAGCCGGTCGAGGCAGCACCTGCCCAGTCAACCGCCCCGGCCGAGCCTGCCGCGACCGAAGCCCCCGCGACGGAGCCTGCTGACGAAGGTTACCTCGAGATCGCCGGCGACACGGTGGCACCTGCGACGAAACAGGCCGCCGGTGGCGAAAGCGGCGCACCGGGACCGAACTCGGACGCTGCGGCTGGAGGTGAACTCAGCGCGGTGCATGAAAGCCTGCTCGCAGCAGAGCGTACCAACGAGGAACTGCAGAATCGCGTCCAGGCACTGGAAGCCCAGGTTGCCGATTTCCAGAAGCTCGCCGAACTGGAGAAGGACAAGGACAAGGACAAGGAGAAAGTGGCTCCTCCCGCAGCGGCCGAGTCGCCCGGGCTGTTCGACCGGATTTTCAGCAGCACGGCAGCGCTGCTGCTGTTGGCAGTGGCGGTGCTTGCAGCAACGGTGGCCTTCCTGTTCCGACGCCGGCGCAAGGTGCATGAATTCGTACCGGTTGCGTTTGATGAACCCCGCAAGGTCGATGACCGCCCGGCAAGCATCACACCGGCTGCCGTCGTGCCGGCAGCGACGACTCTGCCGGTGGCGTCAGCGGCTCCGACTGCAGCTCCGATCGTGGTTCCGGCGGTTACCGAGGCAGCCGAGGCACCGGACCCGATAGGCGAGGCCGATATCTACCTCGCGTACGGGCGCCAGGACCGCGCCGAGGAAATTCTGCGCGATGCGCTGCGCGGGCACGTCGATCTGCCCGATGTGCGACTGAAGCTGATGGAGATCCTCGCCTCGCGTGGTGACGAGAGCGAATTCCTGCGCCACTACGGCGCGCTCGATGGTAACGCCAAGGCGCACCACGCCGCTCATTCGATTCTGGAGCAGCATGGTCTGCAGCACTGGGTGGCAGCAGTGGAACCGACCTTGGCGTCGGTCGCGGTCGAGCCGGTGCTGAATCGCGAGCAACCATTGAAGATCGATCTGGCAGCGGAGTTGCAGCAGGTTGCGGACACCCTCGGTGGAACCTCAGCGGAACGCGGCACGAGCGAACGTTCATCCCTGCTGCAGAAGACCGAACAGGTGATCGCACGCGCAGCGGCAGAACTCGACGCTGCCCCCGCGACACTCGATACGACGGTATCTGGCGAACACGATTTTGGTGAATTCGATCTGTCGCTGGATTTCGATGAGGCGACGCACGAGGGTGGCACGGCGAGCGGTGAGTTGCCGGAGTTCGATCTGCCCCTCGGCGACCTGGAACTCGGTGGCACGGACAGTGCGCCGCCGGCAGCCACTGTCGCGCCCCGGATCGATGAAGACCTGGGCTTGCTCGCGGGCAGTGACGAGGTCACCACGAAGCTCGACCTGGCACGGGCCTACATGGACATGGGTGATCTTGAAGGAGCACGCGACATCCTCGACGAGGTCGAGAGCGAGGGGACCGCAAGCCAGCGCGAGGAGGCGACAGCACTGCTCGCGCGCATCCGCAGCAATTCCTGA
- a CDS encoding NAD(P)H-dependent oxidoreductase, which translates to MAGGVPPGLADRRGRRAGRKGGHWLAGPHRRCVGAQTVKKLLIVYHSQSGSTERLARSAAAGARSEEGVEVRLLRAPEAGAADLAWCDALLLATPENFGYASGAMKEFLDRTFYAASARELNRAYALLISAGNDGSGAVRQLQRILRGYPLREVAQALIVIGEPGAEDLEQAHETGQALAAGLQLGIF; encoded by the coding sequence ATGGCGGGAGGCGTCCCTCCTGGATTGGCTGACCGACGGGGCAGGCGTGCTGGTCGCAAAGGCGGTCATTGGCTGGCAGGACCGCACCGGCGGTGCGTTGGTGCACAGACCGTGAAGAAGCTGCTGATCGTCTATCACTCGCAGAGCGGCAGCACGGAGCGTCTGGCACGCAGTGCAGCGGCGGGGGCACGCAGCGAGGAGGGTGTCGAGGTGCGCCTGCTGCGTGCTCCCGAAGCCGGTGCGGCCGATCTCGCATGGTGCGATGCGCTGTTGCTCGCGACGCCGGAGAACTTCGGTTACGCCTCCGGCGCAATGAAGGAGTTCCTCGACCGTACCTTCTATGCGGCAAGTGCCCGCGAGCTGAACCGGGCATATGCCCTGCTGATCAGTGCCGGCAACGATGGCAGCGGTGCCGTGCGACAACTGCAGCGCATCCTGCGTGGCTATCCATTGCGTGAAGTCGCGCAGGCACTGATCGTCATTGGCGAGCCCGGTGCCGAGGATCTCGAGCAGGCACACGAAACCGGGCAGGCGCTGGCAGCAGGGCTGCAGCTCGGGATCTTCTGA
- the truA gene encoding tRNA pseudouridine(38-40) synthase TruA → MARLAQPQRIALGVEYHGGSFAGWQAQRIPGLLTVQETLESALGRVAAHPVTTVCAGRTDAGVHASGQVVHFDTDAARPLRAWVLGANALLPRSVSVQWTRTVASTFHARFSAEYRRYRYLILGRAQRPALLAGAVCHERRTLDADRMHEAAQCLLGERDFSSFRGAGCQSRTPMRRIERISVERVADLVTVDVTANAFLLHMVRNIAGSLLAIGRGDRPVDWLAEVLAARDRRRAGATAPAQGLYLVDVGYASHWGLPVSVQPPLLVC, encoded by the coding sequence ATGGCACGCCTGGCGCAGCCACAGCGCATCGCGCTCGGTGTCGAATACCACGGTGGCAGCTTCGCGGGTTGGCAGGCGCAACGCATACCCGGACTGCTGACCGTTCAGGAAACACTGGAGTCCGCGCTGGGACGAGTGGCGGCACACCCGGTGACCACCGTGTGCGCAGGGCGCACCGACGCCGGAGTCCACGCCAGCGGCCAGGTGGTGCACTTCGATACCGACGCAGCGCGCCCGCTGCGTGCCTGGGTACTCGGTGCCAACGCACTGCTGCCACGCAGCGTCAGCGTGCAATGGACGAGAACCGTTGCATCAACGTTTCACGCGCGCTTCTCGGCCGAGTACCGTCGCTATCGCTACCTCATTCTCGGCCGTGCGCAGCGCCCGGCACTGCTCGCCGGGGCTGTGTGCCACGAGCGGCGGACACTCGATGCCGATCGCATGCACGAGGCGGCGCAGTGCCTGCTTGGAGAACGCGACTTCAGCTCGTTCCGTGGTGCGGGCTGCCAGTCGCGTACGCCGATGCGACGCATCGAGCGGATCAGCGTCGAACGCGTGGCTGACCTGGTCACGGTCGATGTCACGGCAAATGCCTTTCTGCTGCATATGGTGCGCAACATCGCCGGCTCGCTGCTTGCAATCGGACGCGGCGATCGCCCCGTGGACTGGCTGGCAGAGGTACTGGCCGCACGCGATCGCAGGCGTGCAGGGGCCACGGCGCCGGCGCAGGGGCTCTATCTGGTCGATGTCGGCTATGCCTCACACTGGGGTCTGCCAGTATCCGTGCAGCCGCCACTGCTGGTGTGCTGA
- a CDS encoding aspartate-semialdehyde dehydrogenase, which produces MARTFDVAVVGATGAVGECMLEILAARRFPIGKVYALASERSIGRTVKFGRQELEVENLADFDFAKVQIGLFSPGASVSAIYAPKAGKAGCVVIDNTSQFRYDDDIPLVIPEVNEHAIAQYRNRNIIANPNCSTIQMLVALKPIYDAVGIERINVATYQAVSGTGKEAIEELATQTANLLNGRPVEPKVYPKQIAFNVLPHIDSFQDNGYTKEEMKMVWETRKIMGDDSIQVNPTCVRVPVFYGHSEAVHIETRDKISAVEAQRLLASAPGVVLLDERKPGGYPTPVGDASGQDPVYVGRVREDISHPRGLDLWVVSDNLRKGAALNSIQIAESLIERCL; this is translated from the coding sequence ATGGCCAGGACTTTTGATGTGGCGGTTGTGGGGGCGACGGGCGCGGTCGGCGAGTGCATGCTTGAGATTCTTGCAGCGCGCAGGTTCCCGATCGGCAAGGTGTATGCGCTCGCGAGCGAGCGCTCGATCGGGCGCACCGTGAAGTTCGGGCGCCAGGAACTCGAAGTCGAGAACCTGGCCGATTTCGACTTCGCCAAGGTCCAGATCGGGCTGTTTTCGCCCGGAGCCAGCGTGTCGGCGATCTACGCACCAAAGGCGGGCAAGGCGGGCTGCGTGGTGATCGACAATACCTCGCAGTTCCGGTACGACGACGACATTCCGCTGGTCATACCGGAGGTGAACGAGCACGCGATCGCGCAGTATCGCAATCGCAACATCATCGCGAATCCGAACTGCAGCACCATCCAGATGCTGGTGGCACTGAAGCCGATCTACGACGCGGTGGGCATCGAGCGCATCAACGTCGCCACGTACCAGGCGGTCTCCGGTACCGGCAAGGAGGCGATCGAGGAACTGGCGACGCAGACGGCAAACCTGCTGAACGGACGCCCGGTGGAGCCGAAGGTCTACCCGAAGCAGATCGCGTTCAACGTGCTGCCGCACATCGATTCCTTCCAGGACAACGGATATACGAAGGAAGAAATGAAGATGGTCTGGGAGACGCGCAAGATCATGGGTGACGATTCGATCCAGGTGAATCCCACCTGTGTGCGGGTTCCGGTGTTCTACGGGCACTCCGAGGCCGTGCACATCGAGACGCGTGACAAGATCAGCGCCGTCGAGGCGCAACGTCTGCTGGCGTCGGCTCCCGGCGTGGTGCTGCTCGACGAACGCAAGCCGGGGGGATACCCGACTCCGGTGGGGGACGCGAGTGGACAGGATCCGGTCTATGTGGGGCGGGTGCGCGAGGATATTTCGCATCCGCGTGGACTGGACCTGTGGGTGGTATCCGACAACCTGCGCAAAGGGGCGGCACTCAACAGCATCCAGATCGCGGAATCCTTGATAGAACGCTGTTTGTGA
- a CDS encoding LysR family transcriptional regulator, translating to MDTELLRAFLAVAASESFSLAAERLHLTQPAISKRIALLETRLGVRLFDRIGRHVSLTEGGRRLLPRAQRIVHEIEDTERAIRDLSGTVSGPLTLATSHHIGLHRLPPVLRAFVRRYPLVRLAIEFMDSEKAHDAVAHGEHELAVITLAPVEASERLESRMIWSDPLSVMVARDHPLAARRRTSIAELANHPAVLPGTGTYTGQILQELFTASGIRLEASMSTNYLETLRMLTTIGLGWTVLPDSMRTAELVALELPGTRLQRRLGYVVHRERTLSSAAHAMIDLLVQEAAGVTAEPAAGVD from the coding sequence ATGGACACCGAACTGTTGCGTGCCTTCCTTGCAGTTGCTGCGAGCGAGTCGTTTTCGCTGGCTGCCGAGCGCCTTCACCTCACCCAACCGGCGATCAGCAAGCGGATTGCGCTGCTCGAGACACGCCTCGGCGTACGACTCTTCGATCGCATCGGCCGTCACGTATCGCTGACCGAAGGTGGGCGACGCCTGTTGCCGCGCGCGCAGCGCATCGTCCACGAGATCGAGGACACCGAACGGGCGATCCGTGATCTGTCGGGAACCGTCAGCGGACCGCTCACGCTCGCGACCAGCCATCACATCGGCCTGCACCGGCTGCCGCCGGTGCTGCGCGCCTTCGTGCGTCGCTACCCGCTGGTGCGGCTCGCGATCGAATTCATGGATTCGGAAAAGGCCCACGACGCCGTCGCTCACGGCGAGCACGAACTGGCCGTGATCACGCTGGCGCCCGTCGAAGCCTCGGAGCGTCTGGAGTCGCGCATGATCTGGTCCGATCCGCTGTCGGTGATGGTCGCTCGCGATCACCCGCTGGCGGCTCGCCGACGCACCAGCATCGCGGAACTCGCGAATCATCCGGCCGTGCTGCCGGGTACCGGCACTTACACCGGACAGATCCTGCAGGAGCTGTTCACCGCCAGCGGCATACGGCTCGAAGCCAGCATGTCGACCAACTACCTCGAGACACTGCGCATGCTCACGACGATCGGGCTGGGCTGGACCGTGCTGCCCGACAGCATGCGCACTGCGGAACTGGTGGCGCTGGAGCTGCCCGGTACACGTTTGCAGCGGCGTCTCGGCTATGTGGTGCATCGCGAGCGCACGCTGTCGAGCGCGGCACACGCGATGATCGATCTGCTGGTGCAGGAAGCCGCTGGCGTCACTGCGGAACCTGCGGCGGGCGTCGACTGA
- the leuB gene encoding 3-isopropylmalate dehydrogenase translates to MMNILVLPGDGIGPEVTTEAVRVLRVADQRFGLDVELQTGLIGGAAIDAHGTPLPDETLAVARAADAILLGAVGGPRWDKLERALRPEKGLLGIRSGLGLFANLRPAILYPQLAAASALKAEVVAGLDILIVRELTGGIYFGEPRGIRTLPNGERQGFNTDVYSESEIRRIGRLAFELARKRGHRVCSVDKANVLEVTVLWREVMEQLAPEFPDVELSHMYVDNAAMQLVRAPRQFDVIATGNLFGDILSDAAAMLTGSIGMLPSASLDASGKGMYEPVHGSAPDIAGQRKANPLAAVLSVAMMLRYTFAHAAAADAIEKAVGRVLDAGLRTGDIMSPGCRQVDTVEMGDALCAALLQD, encoded by the coding sequence ATGATGAATATTCTCGTTTTACCTGGTGATGGAATCGGCCCCGAAGTCACCACGGAAGCCGTACGTGTGTTGCGCGTTGCGGACCAGCGCTTTGGCCTCGACGTAGAGTTGCAGACCGGGCTCATCGGTGGTGCGGCGATCGACGCGCACGGCACGCCGCTGCCGGATGAGACGCTGGCCGTGGCGCGCGCAGCCGATGCGATCCTGCTCGGCGCGGTTGGCGGACCGCGCTGGGACAAGCTCGAGCGTGCGCTGCGCCCCGAAAAGGGGTTGCTCGGAATCCGTTCGGGGCTTGGGCTGTTTGCGAACCTGCGCCCGGCGATCCTCTATCCGCAGCTTGCGGCAGCGTCGGCGCTGAAGGCAGAAGTCGTGGCAGGGCTGGACATCCTGATCGTGCGCGAACTGACCGGTGGAATCTATTTCGGCGAACCGCGCGGGATCCGTACGCTGCCGAACGGCGAGCGGCAGGGATTCAACACCGATGTGTACAGCGAGTCCGAGATCCGCCGGATCGGACGCCTGGCCTTCGAACTGGCGCGCAAGCGCGGCCATCGCGTGTGCTCGGTGGACAAGGCGAACGTGCTCGAGGTCACGGTGCTGTGGCGTGAGGTGATGGAGCAGCTCGCTCCCGAGTTTCCCGACGTGGAGCTGTCGCACATGTACGTCGACAACGCGGCGATGCAACTGGTGCGTGCACCGCGGCAGTTCGACGTGATCGCGACCGGCAATCTGTTCGGCGACATCCTGTCCGATGCGGCCGCGATGCTGACCGGCTCGATCGGCATGCTGCCGTCGGCGTCGCTGGATGCCAGCGGGAAGGGGATGTACGAACCGGTGCACGGCTCGGCGCCGGATATCGCCGGCCAGCGCAAGGCGAACCCGTTGGCTGCGGTGCTGTCGGTCGCGATGATGCTGCGCTACACCTTCGCTCACGCCGCGGCGGCGGATGCGATCGAGAAGGCGGTCGGGCGAGTGCTCGACGCGGGGTTGCGCACGGGCGACATCATGTCGCCGGGGTGCCGGCAGGTGGATACGGTGGAGATGGGCGATGCGCTGTGCGCAGCGTTGCTCCAGGACTGA